From one Rhodamnia argentea isolate NSW1041297 chromosome 1, ASM2092103v1, whole genome shotgun sequence genomic stretch:
- the LOC115747072 gene encoding 50S ribosomal protein L7/L12-like has translation MPAKIHRGSLLKLFAASRSPAHPRFFCTQTTPTEPRTQKLERIADELISLTKLERYDYSILFNLKMGLNKYGPAVSGVGSGGPGPGSKHADAGAGAAAVAAEKTVFDIKLEKFDAAAKIKIIKEVRGSTDLGLKEAKDLVEKAPAVLKKGVTKEEAAPILEKLKELGATVVLE, from the coding sequence ATGCCCGCGAAGATCCACCGCGGATCACTCCTCAAGCTCTTCGCCGCCTCCCGGAGCCCCGCTCACCCTCGCTTCTTCTGCACCCAGACGACGCCCACCGAGCCGCGGACTCAGAAGCTCGAGCGGATCGCCGACGAGCTCATCAGCCTCACCAAGCTCGAGAGATATGACTACTCCATCCTGTTCAACCTCAAGATGGGTCTCAACAAGTACGGCCCCGCGGTCTCCGGAGTCGGGTCGGGAGGACCCGGGCCGGGCTCGAAGCACGCGGATGCCGGCGCGGGTGctgcggcggtggcggcggagaAGACGGTGTTCGACATTAAGTTGGAGAAGTTCGATGCCGCGGCGAAGATAAAGATTATCAAGGAGGTGAGGGGGTCCACGGATTTGGGGCTGAAGGAGGCCAAGGACTTGGTGGAGAAGGCGCCGGCGGTTCTGAAGAAAGGGGTTACGAAGGAGGAGGCGGCTCCGATCTTGGAGAAGCTCAAGGAATTGGGTGCTACTGTGGTATTGGAATGA